CGGCATGCAGAGTGATGCCGCTGTCGCCGGTGTTGATGATGGCAGTGTCGGCCCCGCCGGCGAGGTCTTGCAGGGCGAGGAGGGCAGCCAGCCCGTGAATTGCGTCCAGGCTCTGGCCGGTGTCGGCGACGGATAGAACCGACTGAGAGGCGGAGAGGGTGTCCGCGGCCTGACCGGAGTCGCCGACCGTGACTGTCTGCGCCCCACCCAGCGTATCAAACCCAACCCACGCGCTCCAATCACTCTGCTGCGCACCATCCACCGCCCGGACGCGGAACTCGTAGGAGGTGGCGGGGGAGAGGCCGGTCAGATTGTAACTGTTAGTGCTCAGCCCGTTAACTGCTGTTGTGCTGCCCGCGACCGGTCGCCACTCCATATCATAGTTCGGCGCGCTGCCGCTCCATCCCAGCGTGGCGCTGGTGGTGGTGATCGAGGTGACGGTGAGAGAGGTCGGGACGGCGGGGCCTTGCTGTATCGGACCAGTCGGGGCAGGGTCGCCAGCCGTGCCGACGCCAATCCAGTCACAATGACACTGGGGCGACTGATGAAACCACCAAAGCCCCACCCTGCCGCTTTCTGCTAGGGATGTGGCGTTCCCTGTCAGTATGGGCGTGGTTGGTTCCTCTGCGGTGTCAGCCCAAGCGAACACCTGGTAATCGCCGTTGGGGGCAAGGGTTGCCCTTACTTTTCTCCATGCGGCATCCACCGCCCACCCTGGCACGGTATCGGCAGTGGCTAAAACGGTCGTCCCGCCTGTTGTCCCGCGTGCAACACGGATACCCACGCCGCCGGTGAAGAACACCACAAAATTCGTGCCACTTGCGACATCAGAGGCACGAATCAGACAACCGGCCTGAGTAATTTCCGTAAGCCCGGAATTCCGCCGCATCCTGATCCGGACATCCACGGAAGCGGATACCGAACCTATCTCCGTTTTTACAATCCCCTTGCGCGACTGACTACCGGGCAGTCGGCAAGTGATTCCGTTGGACGCAAGGGCATCCTCGCGGATCAGCGCCGTCGCGGATTGCGTCTGGTCCACGTTGACCGGGATTTCCCAGCCATCCGGAAACTGCTCGGGGGTTTGCCCTGAGAAATCGTCCCAATACTGCGCCATTTTTAGCTCGCGTTAAAATTGTCGATGCTGAAGTTGGGGTTGAACTTTTTGCCGATCCTGTCTAGGACTTCGCGGTATCCATCTGACTGCGAGTAGGAAATCTGGACGGCGAAACGAGACAGTGCGCTTGACAGTGCATTCTGAGCCGCTGCACTCAAGCCATTGACGCGCCCATCTGCGGGGAAGTCGGGGAGAGGCATGATCCGAGGATCTTTCGTGAATCGCGCGTGGTTTTTAGTCTCGACGCACACGAATGCCATCGTTTCATCCGGAGAGTACTCGATCGTGGCCGATTTGTCAGGATAGCTCAAAATCACCGGCTGGGTGTCTCCGTCCGGCGTTGTCTCGACTTCACAGAGGTAATATCGTTTTGCCATGGCTATCTCTCCCGTCGTTGTCTACGCCGCGCCACGTCAAACTTGGTCACGGGCGGTGAAATCTTCCCATCATGCTCATAGGCTACCCACTCGTAGCCTAGGTCAATCAGCGCCTCCATAACCGCCCAATAGTCCCCCGGGGGAATCCTTCCGTGCGCCATGCCGATATAGGCCCACTTCCTCCCGTCCGGGGTACGCCGCTCCCACGCCATGCACACACCCTCGTAAGGATCGCTGGCTTCGGCGCTGTGGTGCTCGCGGCCCATGCGGATTTCGTAGCCGACGATCTGCCCGCAGGCGCAGGGGATGGGGGTGAGGGTGACGGGCATCAGTCTTCCTGTTGTTGGATGATCGCTTTTTTGTCGGCGTTGCATTCTTCGATGGCCCGCTCCATCATCGGGGCGTAAACCGTCGGCCAATCCTCGCAGGTGATCCCGTACCACGGCTTCGGCGTCGGCGTGGGGGCCAGCAGGTGTTTTCCCGGGTAGACATACACATAGCGCGTCTCAATCCGTGGCGAGCAGCCGAGCGATAAGAGCATCGGGAGTAGCCACAGTGCGGCAAGCCTGCCATTCTTCATCCGCGTGCTCCTTGGAAATGCGTTGTAGCTCATTGCGCAGCCCGGTTTCTCGCTGCTTTGCCGCCAGCAGCTCGCGCTGACGCTGCGCTTCGGCCCGCTCACGCTGTCTGCGGTGTTCGTGCGCCGCCGCCAACTGATCGGCGGTGTGCTCATACATCTGCACGGCGACATTGCGTTCAGAGCGCGTCAATTCAAGGCGCGACGCCTGGACCTTGAAGGCGACCGCAACGGCGAGCACGGATGCAACCCCGGCGACGGCAAGCCACGTGCGCAGTTGACCGGGAATCACTTCATCCCCCGGATCTTCACGACATCCTCCCAGGTGGCCGCCGCGACATAGCTCATGATGATCGCCCCAAAGACCCAGGCCAGGGTTTCAAGCAGCGGGCGGGCAGCGCTCAGCCGTCCCTCGTCGAGAACCACGGCCAGGATGGGCAGGGCGAAGAGCCCGCACAGGCTCAGGTAGCTGTGCCGGCGGCGGTGTGTCCACCAGATGCCCGGATCGGGGGTATTCACAGATCCCTCGGCCATTGCCCGCTCCTCATCATCTCCGAGAGCCGCACCGCGCGTGTCTTGACCTGGTCGGCCCAGCGGCTGCGCAGCATTTGCGCGGCGGCTTCTCGATAATCGCCCGCCTGCACATTTGCGAGGGTTTGCCGAAAATTCAACAGCCCGGCGACGCCGAGATTGAACGCCATGTCGACCAGCACCGCCTGGCGCACCTCGTCAAGCTGGCGCACCCAGGGAAGAACCGCGATGAGCCGCGCGCGAAAATCGGCGATGTCGTTGCGCAGCAGCATCGCCGATTCCTCGGCGGTGATGCCGCGATCCTCCAGGTTCCTGCCGACCCCGATGGTGAGTTTTCCGCCGGGGCAGCGATACACCTTCAGCCGCTCTCCTTCGTGCAGTCGCAGTAAGGTTTCAAGCATCCCTTTTCTCCTCTCAGGCTTGGTCGGCCGCCGGGCGCGTCGCGCACCGGCACCGGGGGTGCGTGTCGCGCACCGGCAAGGGCACTTTGGCGATCTCGTAGTCGCCGGCCAACGCCACGCACAGCGGGCAGGCATCGGGCGCCGGCGCAAACTCGACCATTTTCAGGCCGTAGGCCCGCCACTGTTCGAGCTTGGCGTTCTCGGCGGCCAGGCTCAGCTCCGAGCGCGCCAGCCGCTCCCAGGCGCTGTTTTGCTGGTCGAACAGTTTTTCCAGCCGCGCGGCGACCTCCAGCGGGTTGCTTCCGGCCAGCACATGCGCTTCCATCTCGGCCAAAATCTTGTCTTGAATGGCCTTGGTGGCATTGTCCTTGACGCGCTGAAAGCCTTCCTCGCTGAGCTTGGCGAGGGTTTCGCTGTTGCGGATCGTCTCGATGGCGGGCCGTTCTTCGCCCACCAGTTGCGCTGCCTGAATGGCGCCCAGGGAAAACGACTGGCCGTAGTACCAGGCAACCGGCGAATCCGGATTGTCGAGCACATAGGTCCCCACGAAATCGGAGAGCGCCTGCAAGATCCGCGAACGCTGCTCCACGGAAAGGGTGAAGGGTTCATCCTCGGGGGCCTTGGCCCCTTTCGGCATCCCGAATCCGGCCGCCAGCCGCACTTGAGCGGCCAAATCCGCCCAGTCGGATTTGAGCTGCTTTTCATAGCCGTCCTCCAGCGCATCGAGGGCAGGCCAGGGCAGGGTGCGCATGATCTCTTTTTGTCCCGCGATGCTCTTGCAACCACAGTCCGGGCCACAGCCGGCCCCCTTGTGGCGCACAACCAACTCTTTCCCGGCCTGCTTGCCCAGGCTCAAATCCTCACGGCTCAGGGTGATTCCCGCGGCCTGCGCGTTCTGCAGGTAGTACATATCGGCCTGCGCGTTGAGGAACCGCGCCCGGGCTTGTTTTTCAAGGTCGTGCAGGTTGACGTTGCCCCACTCAAGCCACCAATCGCCCTTCTTCCAGGTGCGTCCACGCATGCGCAGAAGCGTCGCGATGAGGTTGTGAAACAGCGGCAACTTGGCCGCCTGGCGGGTGCCGACATCGGCCAGCAGCATTTCGGTTTCGTAGTTGGCCAGTCGCTCCGTGGTGCTCCAGTGCATGCCCAGCATCCAGGCGGGCAGGCCGCTCTTGGCGATGATCTGCTCCAACACATGCCGCGCCGGGATTTCCAGCTCCAAAACCTGCCCGTCGGCGCCGATCACCTTGATCTCGATTTCGCTGTTGGCGTCGATGGCCCGCACGAAATCCGCCGAATGTCCGGCCCGCTTGGCCCGCACCGCCTCGTTAAATTCGTCGGTGATGGCTTTGTGCCGGGAGGAGAGGTCGGGCCCGTCTTTCTTGCTGGTCTTGTAGATGATCGAGAAAGAGGGGTCGCCGAAGCGCTCCCAGACGTTCAACTGCGAGTTGTGAATGGTGGTGAGGACCTTGGTCACGAACTCGCACGACCGAAACGTCGGGGTGCCGTAGGGGTTCTGGTTTTCATTTCCGATGGAGAAATACAGCAGGTTGTCAGGCTTGAGCAGCCGCCAGTCATGATCGCCGTCCGCCTTCTGATACATCTCCAGGCCGTCCGCCACCCGGCGAAACTTGATGAACTTGGAGTCGGCGACACGCAGCCCGACGATATCGCGGCGGCTCTTGTCGGCGATGAACTCACCCAGCACAAACCCTTGTTCAAAGGCCTCGTTGCCCATCCCCTGGTGAAAAGCCTGCACGCCGCGCTGAAGATCGTTGACCGGCACATTGTAGAGCCAGTCTTGAATCTCATCGACCAAGGTGTCGTTGTGGCCCTTCACCTCAATGTGCCCGTCCAGCTGCACCAGGCGATTGATGGCGGCATCCACGATGGGGATGCTCTCGCGCATGAACTCGAAAAACGTCGCCTCGACCTTGCGCGGCACAAACGCCCGGAAATAGGGGGTGAAGGGTCCTTGCCCGTCGTTGGCCCGCAGTTGCCAGGGGCTTTGCTTGGCCCGGGCGGTACGCGGGGCTTTGGTGATGTCGAATCCGAACAATCTCATGCGAAAAGATCCTCCACGTCGTTGCCGAGTACGCCGGCCAGCATCTGCGCGCGGTCGGCATCGATCAGGTGGTCGTTGTCCTTGTTGTAGATGCGCTGCCGCTCGCCGATGCGGCAGGTGTGGTTGGTGTAGGCCAAGATGATGTCCTGGTCCGGCGGATATTCGAGTTCCTGGCGCTGCATTTTTTTCACGATCAGATCCGTCGCCAGTTCCTTCAGGGTGATCTTCGAGGGCTTGCCGGTCTTGGCGTCGGTGATCGTCTCGCCCTGGTCGTCGATGTTGTCGGTGGTGCTCTGAAACATGAACCCGCGCAGCCGGTCGTCGTAATTTTTCTCCTGATACTGCGAGAGCCCTTGAAGGTCGTGCGCCACGGCGGAACCGGCGTTGCCGAAGTCCGTGCCCCAGGTCAGCGACTCCAAAGGGCCATACACATCATCGAGGGCATCCAGGGCCTGACACTGCTGATCGTAGGTCACCTGCTTGAGCTGCAAACGCGCCACCAGCCGTTCGCGTTTGCCGATGATGTTTTTCACGTAAAGCTCCGTCGGGTCCTGCGCGAAGCCAAAGTCGCCGCCGCCGCGCTTGGCGCCGGGCACCGCCACGAAAAACGAGCGGATCAGGCCCTTGAATTGACTGTCTCCCTCTGCGTCCAGGGCAAACACCTGCTTGGCGCTGAACACCTCGTCCTTGAGCTGCTGGTGCTTCGGGATCGGGCCTTCCGGGCCCAATTCGTAGCGGCACAGGTAGCCGGTCACCCACGCCTCGTCGCGCGCGGCATCCACCAGCACCTTGAGTGCCCGGTATTCCGGAATGTCGCGCACGCACAGCCGGAACTGATGCCAAGGGAACACGGTGTTCTCCGGGTCGCCGTGCTCGCCCAGCACGTTGTGACGATACCCGGGCGAGTCGATCCCGCCGTATTGCTCGATAAAGAACTGCTTGCGCTCCGGAGACCAGAACGGCGGCGGCATCAGGTCCTTGCCCCAGCGAAACAGCCGCCAGGCGTAGTTGTCGGCGGTCTTGTCGACCCTGTCGCCGTCTTGCGCCTTGCCGGCCGCGCGCATGGTCAGCTTGTAGTAGCCGCTCTCACGGTCGCCGTCGGGCACCGAATAGATGCGGGCCACGGCGGTGGGCTTGAGGGCGCGCCAGAATTCCGTCCACTGCGGCTTGTTTTTCTTTTTCGCCGCCTCATCCACGATGCCGAAGGTTTCGGCATGCACGCCGCGGTAAGCGTTGCCGTCGAAGCCGGCGGGCCGGTAATCTTCTTTGAAGCGGTTGGCGAACTTGAATTGCGTGTAGGGCTGCTTTTTGTGCCCGACCAGCGATTTGCCCAGCATCGGGTTAAATACGTGCATCTGTTCAAGCTTCGCGTCGATGATCTCGTCCAGGTGGATCTGCAGCGGCGCCCCGATCAGCCCCGAGCCGTTGGGGCAGGTGAAGTTCTTCCACAACGACCAGGCCACGATCTCGCGGGTCTTGCCCACCTCGGCGCCGTCCTGGTGCACCACCGAGGTTTGGCAGCGCAAGCTGGCCAGCTGATACTCGAAAAAGCTGTAGGGCGCCTGGTGGTCCGGGTCGGTCGGCTCACGCAGAAACGCCCGGCACCACAGGTAGGGATCTTCACAGATGATGGCCAGTTGCAGCTCTTCCAGTGAGCCGAAGGGCGGCGGAAGCTCGCCGCGCGCCACCTGGTGCCAGCTCCAGTCGAGGTCTTGCAGCGTCTTGTCAAAGATCGCGTGCGGAACGATGATGCCCTTGCGCAGATCGGCCGCCGATGCCAGCGGCTCCATGTGCTCGACCAGCGGCATCAGTCCTTTTTCTCTTTGGCCTGCTTGAGGGCGGCACCGGCACCACGGAAAATATCGGCCAGGGTCGCCGTCGCTTCCTCATCGGTTTTCTTGCGCTCGATGGCGGCGGGTGTGATCATGAAATCCGGCAGCGTCACACCGGCCGCCTTCAGCAAGTTGGAGAGAGGCAGCAGGGAAGGGTTGGGCTTGATCTCGTAGCCGATGACCTTGCCTTCCTTGTCGATTTTTTCGGATTTGAGGTACACGCCATATTCGAGGATCGAGGCCTGCAACTCATCGATGACCTGGATGGTGCCGCCGAGCTGCATCGTCACGATGTCTTTGAGCTCGTGCATCTGCCCGTCGTTGAGGGCCCGGGAAATGGCGTTGAGGGTGTGCAGGTAATATTCTTTATCGAGGCAGTCACCGCCGGGCTGCGTGTCGCCGTCGGCCACCAGTTGGCAGGGATAGTGCGAGCAGGTCGCCCGGCAGGGCTTGCCCATGCCGAGCATGCGCTTTTTCGCGTGCAGGCCGTGCTTCCAGTTGTTGCGGGAACAGCGCGCCTTGCCTTCCTCGGTCGTCGGCCCGGTGGACTTCTGCGCATTCTGCCGGCGCGCCTCAAGAGCCGCCGGCGAAAGGGTGTAAGGGCGACGCTTCACGCGCAAGCGCTCCATCACCGGATCGCCCGCATCGTCCTGCGCCGCCGCAATCTGGGCACGCAACCGCGCCTCAAGCGCCATCAGCCGCTCAAAATCATCCGCAAGCCCGCACTCACCGGCATCGATGCGGCGCTTAAGGTCTGCTTTTTGCCCCGGAATCAGGTTCAGGGCGGTTTCTCTATCCTGAGTATCCAAAAACAAAACCCTCCAGGCTTTTACAAGCTCTGAAGGGTTCACTATCAAAAAACAAGGTCACGTTCCGGCAGGGGAGGACACTATTTAAAGGGGGCCGCCGCCACCCGCACAAACGCCTTGCGCACCATCTCAAGAGTTTTCGCCCAACCCATGCGGCTGGGGATCGTTACCCCGTCGACGATGACGCGATAACAGTCCGTCCGGTTGGACCGCTCCAGCACAAACTCATGGCGCACCGTCTCCCCAAAATCGTAATCTTCGACAATGACGCGCCGACGGACCTGGGGAAGCTTCACGGGGTAGTCCGGCGACGGGCCTTCAAGACGGATTTTTTCTTTCGCGGCCCTGGCCCTGGCCATGCGGGCGTTGAACTTGCGGCTTCCGCTGGTGCGCTTTCGGTACATATCCCCCCCCTGTGAAGCTTGCATGGTCTGCATAATCAATGGTTATCTGGTCTTCTTGCAGCGGAGGCGGATCGCCTCCCGGATGAATTCACTTTCCGACTCCCCGGCAATTTCGGCGCAGCGGAGAGCTTCGGCTCGCTCATCGTCGGAGAGGCGGACCCGGACAACGGCCCGCCGCGCCCCATCTTTGGTAGCGCCGGGCTTTCGCCCGGCCCCTTCGCGCTTGCCGCCTCTCATGCCGTCTCATCCACTTCGCCGGTTTTGCGCAGCTCGTCGGCCTCTTCGTCCGTTAGCTGCCACCGCTCTACCGCGTTCTTTCCGTCATCATTGATGCTGCTTTCTTCGGTCGGCCAGAGGTGACGGGGGGTGAGAAAAAGAAACACCCGAAATTGCGATAACTCAACTTGGCGTTGTTTGACGGATGGTTTCGGGAGGGTTGCGGAAGGTGTGTTTTCAAAAAAAAATTGAATGGCCGCACAGTCAAAAATAAAAATGTTGCGCGGCCATTTTTTGTCTGTCTTAAAAATTTTGGAACGTTTCATCTTTGGGTATTTCTTTGGCTCCGATGATTGTTGCCTTTGTAATTTCGCCCCGCACTTCTCTGGCGTTGATCATAAGATAAACGGGCTTTTTTTCCCATTCTCCCGCCTGGATAATTCTTTTATATTCATCCCTGGTGGAGATAAATGCCTCTTCCAGGCGGGCGGTAAAGGTCCGGCCGTCTTCAAACTTGACCTCAACCATAAACCCATCCATTTTGCTGCTGTCAACCTTGAGAATTCGGCAAAGGCCATTCAGTTGTACCTCTGCGGCGCGTGTGCGGCTCGGGCGGATCAGTTGAAGCATTGTCTTTGAGTCTAGCGTTTTGCCTGCTATTTCCATCTGGTCGGCCGTAGCCCCTGCCTTTAACAGAGAATTATAAAATTCTTGGGAGCCTTCCTTTACTATCATGAGTTCTGGCTTGCGAGAGACGGCATCATTGAAAATTTCCCAGCGGCGAAGATCTAGTTCGTTTGCCATCTGCTGAGTTTCAATGCTTTTCGTCTCCTTTTGGTTCTGCAGATACGCCCTGTAACAACTCTGGCCCGCCCAGGCCAAGGCTGTTACTGTCGCGACTCCAACCCAGTGTATCCCTTCCATGGATTGTGATACCCCCTTTGCAAGCTCTATTGCTGGTTCTTGCAGCATGGCCCA
This genomic interval from Geoalkalibacter sp. contains the following:
- the lysC gene encoding Rz1-like lysis system protein LysC, whose translation is MKNGRLAALWLLPMLLSLGCSPRIETRYVYVYPGKHLLAPTPTPKPWYGITCEDWPTVYAPMMERAIEECNADKKAIIQQQED
- a CDS encoding glycoside hydrolase family protein, which produces MLETLLRLHEGERLKVYRCPGGKLTIGVGRNLEDRGITAEESAMLLRNDIADFRARLIAVLPWVRQLDEVRQAVLVDMAFNLGVAGLLNFRQTLANVQAGDYREAAAQMLRSRWADQVKTRAVRLSEMMRSGQWPRDL